The following are from one region of the Yoonia sp. R2331 genome:
- the phnE gene encoding phosphonate ABC transporter, permease protein PhnE yields the protein MTSVDIQATKAHAEGLFRRKRLFAFGIPAVILVYFTYIFFAFDVPGLVQRANMDNARTLTSDVWSHKVHVTRDNRNGEIAYAVEGERKGAYPEGARPAWVSGTDVVTVDLGSDTIVRFLPDNRTEVDIPGFGLVAAQAEGRTVTTNLPADLPDWINASDRRVAITTPAGRITLTGSRTEVFNYFAGWELFWFTLDSPYHDIGIGQILFGAQIDPDRSNISGAVSDFWHNKMWRHKDIAWAIGETILMAFLGTMGAAMIALPLAFMAAKRFTPVLLLRAATRRLFDFVRGVDALIWTVVLARAFGPGPLTGTLAILITDTGTFGKTFSEALENVDDKQIEGVTSTGAKPLQRYRFGVIPQVVPVLLAQVLYFLESNTRSATIIGAITGGGIGLMLTQAIQTQKDWEEVAYYIILIIVMVMLMDWLSGWLRGKLIGTKDG from the coding sequence ATGACTTCAGTTGATATTCAAGCAACTAAGGCGCATGCAGAAGGTCTGTTTCGCCGCAAACGCTTGTTCGCCTTTGGCATCCCCGCGGTGATCCTTGTCTATTTCACCTACATCTTCTTTGCGTTTGATGTGCCCGGCTTGGTCCAGCGCGCGAATATGGACAATGCGCGCACGCTGACGTCCGATGTTTGGTCCCACAAGGTTCACGTCACCCGCGACAACCGGAACGGCGAAATCGCCTATGCGGTTGAGGGCGAGCGCAAGGGCGCATACCCCGAAGGCGCACGTCCCGCTTGGGTCAGCGGCACTGACGTTGTTACAGTTGATTTAGGTAGCGATACGATTGTGCGTTTCTTGCCCGACAACCGAACAGAGGTGGACATTCCGGGCTTTGGGCTGGTCGCGGCACAGGCCGAAGGCCGCACGGTCACCACCAATCTGCCCGCCGACCTGCCTGACTGGATCAACGCGTCGGACCGCCGTGTTGCGATTACCACGCCCGCGGGTCGGATTACCCTCACAGGGTCCAGAACCGAAGTCTTCAACTATTTCGCAGGTTGGGAGTTGTTCTGGTTCACGCTCGACAGTCCCTATCATGATATCGGTATTGGACAAATCCTGTTTGGCGCTCAGATTGACCCAGACCGTAGCAATATCAGCGGTGCTGTCTCAGACTTTTGGCACAACAAAATGTGGCGCCACAAGGATATCGCTTGGGCCATCGGTGAAACGATCCTGATGGCGTTCCTTGGCACCATGGGGGCGGCGATGATCGCGCTGCCGCTTGCATTCATGGCCGCCAAACGGTTCACCCCAGTCCTGTTGTTGCGCGCGGCCACCCGCCGGCTGTTTGATTTTGTACGCGGCGTGGACGCGCTGATCTGGACAGTGGTTCTTGCCCGTGCGTTCGGACCGGGGCCGTTGACTGGCACTTTGGCGATCTTGATTACGGACACAGGCACATTCGGTAAGACTTTCTCAGAGGCGCTTGAAAACGTCGATGACAAACAGATCGAAGGCGTGACGTCGACGGGGGCCAAACCACTGCAACGGTATCGGTTTGGGGTGATCCCGCAGGTTGTTCCGGTGCTGCTGGCGCAGGTCCTCTATTTCCTTGAATCCAACACCCGGTCCGCGACAATCATCGGCGCGATCACCGGCGGAGGCATCGGGCTTATGCTGACGCAGGCAATCCAGACCCAAAAAGATTGGGAGGAAGTCGCCTATTACATCATCCTGATCATCGTAATGGTCATGCTGATGGATTGGCTGTCCGGCTGGTTGCGTGGCAAATTGATCGGAACGAAAGACGGATGA
- the phnE gene encoding phosphonate ABC transporter, permease protein PhnE: MTATDTAGASSVGDIRESYLAQVGRRRLYSGLALLIFVVLMVSGFNVADERNAGGFWEGLHQIGDYPSEVLAEAWEKRADLPGLIAKFFPALVETINIAAMSTIIGAIAGLILSLLGTRGLAKWPRLIPLFRRFSDILRAIPEIVIALVLIFVLGGGPVPAMIAIALHTAGALAKMFSEVAENADLKPVEGLASTGATWTQRMVLGVLPQVAPNYVSYTLLRFEINIRASAILGFVGAGGLGYELRNAMAWGPGRFDEAAAIFVLLFGTIVFFDQVSSRYRNRLTEGQAQ; encoded by the coding sequence ATGACAGCAACAGACACTGCAGGCGCGTCAAGCGTCGGTGACATTCGCGAAAGCTACCTCGCTCAGGTCGGGCGGCGCAGGCTTTACAGCGGTTTGGCTCTGCTGATCTTCGTAGTCTTGATGGTGTCCGGCTTTAACGTAGCTGATGAGCGCAATGCCGGCGGGTTCTGGGAAGGGTTGCATCAGATTGGCGACTACCCCAGCGAAGTGCTGGCCGAAGCCTGGGAAAAGCGCGCCGACCTGCCGGGCCTGATTGCCAAATTTTTCCCAGCCCTGGTCGAGACGATAAACATCGCGGCGATGTCGACGATCATCGGGGCCATTGCTGGCCTGATCCTGTCGTTGTTGGGGACGCGGGGCCTCGCAAAATGGCCACGCTTGATCCCGCTGTTTCGCCGGTTCTCCGACATTCTGCGTGCGATCCCCGAAATCGTGATCGCGCTGGTTTTGATCTTTGTTTTGGGCGGCGGTCCTGTTCCCGCGATGATCGCGATTGCGCTGCACACGGCCGGTGCGCTGGCCAAAATGTTTTCCGAGGTTGCCGAAAATGCTGACCTCAAGCCCGTCGAGGGGTTGGCGTCAACCGGTGCCACATGGACTCAGCGGATGGTGCTGGGCGTGTTGCCGCAGGTCGCGCCAAACTACGTCAGCTACACGTTGCTACGGTTCGAAATCAACATCCGCGCGTCTGCGATCCTTGGCTTTGTTGGCGCGGGCGGCCTTGGGTACGAGTTGCGAAATGCGATGGCATGGGGGCCGGGCCGATTTGATGAAGCCGCAGCGATCTTTGTGCTTCTGTTCGGCACGATCGTCTTCTTCGACCAGGTTTCAAGCCGCTACCGTAACCGTCTGACCGAAGGACAGGCCCAATGA
- the phnD gene encoding phosphonate ABC transporter substrate-binding protein, which produces MKKFIAAALATTALAAPAFAQDAEITEFRIGILGGENAQDRMNNYACMQDYTTEALGVETKLFAPADYNGVIQGLLGGTIDMAWLGASSYAATYLQDPEAVEPVLVKQNLDGSIGYHSIGFARVDSGIEALEDVQGKVFGFGDPNSTSGYLIPSIEIPQATGATMESGDYFGEVKFTGGHEQTIIAVANGDIDAGVTWADAQGEWEDGYNSGALRRAVDAGLVDMNDLQQIWISNVIPEGPVVLRADLPADVKATMTELVDTLYERDQDCAYGVAAGDTLGFVPVTHETYESIVAARQSVIGN; this is translated from the coding sequence ATGAAAAAGTTTATCGCAGCCGCTTTGGCCACAACCGCTCTTGCTGCCCCTGCCTTTGCTCAGGACGCAGAAATCACCGAATTCCGCATCGGAATCTTGGGAGGTGAAAACGCACAGGACCGTATGAACAACTATGCCTGCATGCAGGACTACACCACCGAAGCGCTTGGTGTTGAGACAAAGCTGTTCGCACCTGCCGATTACAACGGCGTTATTCAGGGCCTGCTGGGTGGCACGATTGACATGGCATGGCTCGGCGCGTCCTCTTATGCAGCGACCTATCTGCAAGACCCCGAAGCCGTTGAGCCTGTGCTGGTCAAGCAGAACCTGGACGGCTCCATCGGCTATCACTCCATCGGTTTTGCCCGTGTGGACAGCGGCATCGAAGCCCTCGAAGACGTTCAGGGCAAGGTCTTTGGGTTTGGTGATCCGAATTCCACATCCGGCTACCTGATCCCATCTATCGAAATCCCGCAGGCGACTGGCGCGACGATGGAATCTGGCGACTATTTTGGTGAAGTCAAATTCACTGGCGGCCATGAGCAGACGATCATTGCCGTGGCAAATGGTGACATCGACGCGGGCGTCACCTGGGCTGACGCGCAGGGTGAATGGGAAGATGGCTACAACTCCGGTGCGCTGCGCCGTGCGGTTGATGCGGGTCTTGTCGACATGAACGACCTGCAGCAGATCTGGATCTCCAACGTGATCCCTGAAGGTCCGGTTGTGCTGCGCGCCGACCTGCCAGCGGACGTCAAGGCGACAATGACCGAATTGGTCGACACTCTGTATGAGCGCGATCAGGATTGTGCTTATGGCGTTGCTGCGGGTGACACGCTCGGCTTTGTGCCAGTGACCCACGAAACATACGAAAGCATTGTTGCGGCCCGTCAGTCAGTGATTGGCAACTAA
- the phnC gene encoding phosphonate ABC transporter ATP-binding protein — protein sequence MLSISGLTKRFGDKVAVDAANIQIDAPAMIGIIGRSGAGKSTLLRMLNRLSDVSSGQILFECEDVTAIRGAARRHWQSRCAMIFQQFNLVPRMDVVSNVLHGTLNRRSTLATMFNLYPQSDIHKAIDILDRLGIAEQAPKRAEALSGGQQQRVAIARALMQDPAIILADEPIASLDPMNAQVVMQSLRDIHEEDGRMVIANLHTLDTARRYCDRVIGMRDGRIVFDGTPAQLTTGVARDIYGAGADFSEAATSTEIETLDRTDALKIEVVA from the coding sequence ATGCTAAGCATTAGCGGACTGACCAAACGGTTTGGCGACAAAGTCGCCGTAGACGCTGCCAATATTCAGATTGATGCACCCGCAATGATTGGCATCATCGGACGATCTGGTGCTGGCAAGTCGACGCTTCTGCGGATGCTCAATCGGCTCAGCGACGTATCGAGCGGGCAGATTTTGTTTGAGTGTGAAGACGTGACCGCGATACGCGGTGCCGCGCGGCGCCATTGGCAGTCGCGCTGCGCGATGATCTTCCAGCAATTCAATTTGGTACCGCGGATGGATGTGGTGTCGAATGTTTTGCACGGCACGTTGAACCGCCGTTCGACATTGGCGACGATGTTCAACCTTTATCCGCAGTCCGACATTCACAAGGCCATCGACATACTGGATCGACTTGGCATCGCTGAACAGGCGCCGAAACGCGCCGAAGCTCTGTCAGGTGGCCAACAACAGCGTGTCGCGATTGCGCGCGCGCTGATGCAGGACCCCGCAATCATTCTGGCGGACGAACCAATTGCTTCGCTTGATCCAATGAACGCGCAAGTCGTGATGCAATCCCTGCGCGACATTCACGAAGAAGACGGCCGCATGGTCATCGCAAACCTGCATACACTGGATACCGCACGGCGCTACTGTGACCGCGTGATCGGTATGCGCGATGGCCGTATCGTCTTTGACGGTACGCCCGCACAACTCACAACCGGTGTCGCTCGCGACATCTATGGGGCGGGCGCAGACTTCTCCGAAGCAGCCACATCCACCGAAATCGAAACACTGGACAGAACTGACGCCCTCAAAATCGAAGTCGTCGCCTGA